Proteins from a single region of Mumia flava:
- a CDS encoding SHOCT domain-containing protein, with the protein MGDELIFGSVGLIFTVFLAFVAIFFFVVVAFMVIAVRRNVREARRHGLDPMTMETTAMARAIDGSMFAGKSLEARLAELTSLRDRQMITQDEYEAARSRALTQ; encoded by the coding sequence ATGGGCGACGAGCTCATCTTCGGCAGCGTCGGTCTGATCTTCACCGTGTTCCTGGCATTCGTCGCGATCTTCTTCTTCGTCGTCGTGGCCTTCATGGTGATCGCCGTCCGCCGCAACGTCCGCGAGGCTCGCAGGCACGGCCTCGACCCGATGACGATGGAGACGACGGCCATGGCGAGGGCCATCGACGGCTCCATGTTCGCCGGGAAGTCGCTCGAAGCCCGGCTCGCCGAGCTCACCAGCCTGCGCGACCGCCAGATGATCACGCAGGACGAGTACGAGGCCGCCCGCTCCCGCGCGCTGACGCAGTAG
- a CDS encoding amidohydrolase: protein MLTPSDLVDAVDALVPDLLEIRRDLHAHPELSWQEHRTTDVVARHLDKLGLTCSPLGATGLVAEVGSGPGPVVALRADLDALPVEDTTTDPWRSTVAGVAHACGHDVHTTALLGAAGALATLDDARALPFRVRLVFQPAEEVMPGGALSSLAAGALTGVSRVFALHCDPALDVGTIGLREGSLTGAADMITVTLAGRGGHTSRPHLTQDLTFALATLCTQLPAALSRRVDPRAGASLVWGSINAGSAPNVIPSSGQVRGTLRMLDAAAWHDAEHLVRALVREIVAPYGVDADVAYTRGVPPVVNDVESTELLRDAVAAALGPSAVTTTTQSLGGEDFAWFVESVPGAMGRLGTRTPGGPTYDLHQGNLRVDERAVAVGAKVLAMSALASATV from the coding sequence ATGCTCACGCCTTCGGACCTCGTCGATGCTGTCGACGCACTGGTCCCCGACCTGCTCGAGATCAGGCGTGATCTGCACGCCCACCCCGAGCTGTCGTGGCAGGAGCACCGCACCACCGACGTGGTCGCCCGGCACCTCGACAAGCTCGGGCTGACCTGCTCCCCGCTGGGCGCGACCGGACTCGTGGCCGAGGTCGGGTCCGGCCCCGGACCCGTCGTCGCGCTGCGAGCGGACCTCGACGCGCTCCCGGTCGAGGACACGACCACCGATCCCTGGCGGTCGACCGTCGCGGGCGTGGCGCATGCCTGCGGCCACGACGTCCACACCACGGCGCTCCTCGGCGCGGCAGGGGCGCTGGCCACGCTCGACGACGCACGAGCGCTGCCGTTCCGGGTGCGGCTGGTCTTCCAGCCCGCCGAGGAGGTGATGCCCGGTGGCGCGCTGTCCTCGCTCGCGGCCGGGGCGCTCACCGGGGTCTCGCGCGTGTTCGCCCTGCACTGCGACCCGGCACTCGACGTCGGTACCATCGGCCTCCGCGAGGGCTCGCTCACCGGCGCCGCCGACATGATCACGGTGACGCTGGCCGGCCGCGGCGGGCACACCTCGCGCCCGCACCTCACCCAGGACCTGACGTTCGCGCTGGCGACGCTGTGCACCCAGCTGCCGGCGGCCCTGTCGCGGCGGGTCGACCCGAGGGCCGGCGCCAGCCTGGTGTGGGGGAGCATCAACGCCGGCAGCGCCCCGAACGTCATTCCCTCCTCCGGGCAGGTCCGCGGCACGCTGCGGATGCTCGACGCCGCCGCGTGGCACGACGCCGAGCACCTCGTGCGAGCCCTGGTCCGCGAGATCGTCGCGCCGTACGGCGTGGACGCCGACGTCGCCTACACCCGCGGCGTGCCGCCGGTCGTCAACGACGTCGAGTCGACCGAGCTGCTGCGGGACGCCGTCGCGGCCGCACTCGGCCCGAGCGCGGTGACCACCACGACGCAGAGCCTCGGCGGCGAGGACTTCGCCTGGTTCGTCGAGTCGGTCCCGGGCGCGATGGGGCGCCTCGGCACCCGGACCCCGGGCGGCCCCACGTACGACCTGCACCAGGGCAATCTCCGGGTCGACGAGCGCGCGGTCGCCGTCGGTGCGAAGGTGCTGGCGATGTCGGCCTTGGCGAGCGCGACGGTCTGA